The following proteins come from a genomic window of Pseudomonas sp. Z8(2022):
- a CDS encoding CobW family GTP-binding protein has translation MLSQIPTHLIAGPLGAGKTSLIRHLLAQKPAGERWAVLINEFGQIGLDAALLEQGDDGIALAEVAGGCLCCVNGAPFQVGLGRLLRKARPHRLLIEPSGLGHPAQLLAQLRQPPWLGVLAVQPALLVLDAAALASGQSLPDVQRQALDDAGLLLLNKSEGLDDASRARIAANLPPVPLYWSAQGQLDLALLPGLSARASPNDVSTALPTAAPALAQIWRNAGEPVCQVQDQAEGWSIGWRWHPSQRFDLAQISQWLQRMDWRRAKAVLHGAEGWRSLNALQGQALQAWSPSEWRKDSRLELIFAVAQDEAALRADMAACRL, from the coding sequence ATGCTTAGTCAAATCCCCACTCACCTCATTGCCGGCCCGCTGGGTGCCGGCAAGACCAGCCTGATCCGCCACCTGCTGGCGCAGAAGCCGGCGGGTGAGCGCTGGGCGGTGCTGATCAACGAATTCGGCCAGATCGGCCTGGACGCAGCCCTGCTCGAACAGGGCGACGATGGTATCGCCCTGGCCGAAGTGGCCGGTGGTTGTCTGTGTTGCGTCAACGGCGCGCCGTTTCAGGTCGGCCTCGGCCGTCTGCTGCGCAAGGCCAGGCCTCATCGTCTGCTGATCGAGCCGTCAGGCCTGGGCCATCCGGCGCAGTTGCTGGCGCAATTGCGTCAGCCGCCCTGGCTCGGCGTACTGGCCGTGCAGCCGGCGCTGCTGGTGCTGGATGCTGCCGCGCTGGCCAGCGGTCAGTCGCTGCCTGATGTGCAGCGTCAGGCGCTGGATGATGCCGGTCTGCTGCTGCTGAACAAGAGCGAAGGGCTGGACGATGCGAGCCGGGCACGGATTGCCGCGAACCTGCCGCCCGTGCCGCTGTATTGGAGTGCGCAGGGGCAGCTCGACCTGGCACTGTTGCCGGGCCTGTCGGCGCGGGCTTCGCCAAACGACGTGAGTACCGCGTTACCCACAGCCGCGCCCGCTCTGGCGCAGATCTGGCGCAACGCCGGCGAGCCGGTCTGCCAGGTGCAGGATCAAGCCGAGGGCTGGAGCATTGGCTGGCGCTGGCACCCGAGCCAGCGTTTCGATCTCGCGCAGATCAGCCAGTGGCTGCAGCGCATGGATTGGCGCAGGGCCAAGGCCGTGCTGCATGGCGCCGAAGGCTGGCGCTCGCTGAATGCCTTGCAGGGGCAGGCGCTGCAGGCCTGGAGTCCGAGCGAATGGCGCAAGGATTCAAGGCTGGAGCTGATCTTCGCCGTAGCGCAGGACGAAGCGGCCCTGCGCGCCGATATGGCGGCCTGTCGGCTGTAA
- a CDS encoding DUF1826 domain-containing protein translates to MFALQLPKASRQVLDEDIGVLGEVLHDGVNLAVWQRRLPAQIADFAETLLAQGEPLAQSMTLELAQPDSEPNLAGLVAQYADLPGQAAFLADVDWLVRAYACLLDARRIGLRLRALDKAMCPRFHVDHVPLRLITSYAGVGSDWLEEGVMPRSRLGQPGAEPQDEALIQRLEAGHVALAKGEKWHGNEGRGLIHRSPQPPAGQRRLLLTLDWLA, encoded by the coding sequence ATGTTCGCCCTGCAGTTGCCGAAAGCGTCCCGGCAGGTGCTGGACGAAGATATCGGCGTGCTGGGCGAGGTGCTGCACGACGGCGTCAACCTGGCGGTCTGGCAGCGCCGCCTGCCGGCGCAGATCGCCGACTTCGCCGAGACGCTGCTGGCCCAGGGCGAGCCGCTGGCGCAATCCATGACCCTGGAGCTGGCGCAGCCAGACAGTGAGCCGAACCTCGCCGGCCTGGTGGCACAGTACGCCGACCTGCCGGGCCAGGCGGCCTTTCTCGCCGACGTGGACTGGCTGGTGCGTGCCTATGCCTGCTTGCTCGATGCCCGGCGCATCGGCCTGCGCTTGCGTGCGCTGGACAAGGCCATGTGCCCGCGCTTTCACGTCGACCATGTGCCGTTGCGGCTGATTACCAGCTATGCCGGCGTGGGCAGCGACTGGCTGGAGGAGGGCGTCATGCCGCGCAGCCGGCTCGGCCAACCCGGGGCAGAGCCGCAGGACGAGGCGTTGATCCAGCGCCTGGAGGCCGGGCATGTGGCGTTGGCCAAGGGCGAGAAATGGCACGGCAATGAGGGGCGCGGGTTGATCCACCGCTCACCGCAGCCGCCGGCCGGACAGCGACGCTTGCTGCTGACCCTGGATTGGTTGGCCTGA
- a CDS encoding alpha/beta fold hydrolase, translated as MHLLPWSHDTSAGFTLRGWHTPPSGKPLLHFLHGNGYCGRVYTPMLAALAEDFDLWLCDVQGHGDSDHGGRFHGWNRNAELAVEAFEALRAPFEEVPRFALGHSFGGVLSSLILARHPELFQRAVLLDPVLFSPAMIGVMALSDVVGLAQRSGMAKKARKRRRQWPDRASAYAALHGRGMFRGWDEEAFAAYIEHALKDVDGAVELKCRPSREAEIFGSYPRRLWPSLAKVTTPTEVIHGVSTYPFVARSVARWCAGNGHVRSQVVPGGHCFMQEQPRDSAERVADFLLQRG; from the coding sequence ATGCACCTGCTGCCCTGGTCTCATGACACCTCTGCCGGTTTCACCCTGCGCGGCTGGCATACGCCGCCATCGGGCAAGCCGCTGCTGCATTTTCTGCATGGCAATGGCTACTGCGGGCGCGTCTACACACCGATGCTGGCCGCGTTGGCCGAGGACTTCGATCTCTGGCTGTGCGATGTGCAGGGCCATGGCGACAGCGATCATGGCGGGCGCTTCCATGGCTGGAATCGTAACGCCGAACTGGCGGTAGAGGCGTTCGAGGCATTGCGCGCACCATTCGAAGAGGTGCCGCGCTTCGCCCTCGGCCACAGCTTTGGCGGCGTGCTGAGCAGTTTGATCCTGGCGCGTCATCCCGAACTGTTCCAACGCGCGGTGCTGCTTGATCCGGTGCTGTTCAGCCCGGCAATGATCGGGGTGATGGCGTTGTCCGACGTCGTCGGCCTGGCGCAGCGCAGCGGCATGGCGAAGAAGGCGCGCAAGCGTCGCCGGCAGTGGCCGGATCGCGCCAGTGCATATGCCGCGCTGCATGGTCGCGGCATGTTTCGTGGCTGGGACGAGGAGGCTTTCGCTGCCTATATCGAGCATGCGCTGAAAGACGTGGATGGTGCTGTCGAACTGAAATGCCGGCCGAGCCGCGAGGCCGAGATATTCGGCTCCTATCCTCGTCGTCTGTGGCCGTCGCTGGCCAAGGTGACGACCCCCACCGAAGTGATTCACGGCGTCAGCACTTACCCCTTCGTGGCGCGCTCCGTGGCGCGCTGGTGCGCGGGCAATGGCCATGTGCGCAGCCAGGTGGTGCCGGGCGGGCACTGCTTCATGCAGGAGCAGCCGCGCGACAGCGCCGAGCGTGTCGCCGATTTTCTGCTGCAGCGAGGCTGA
- the zigA gene encoding zinc metallochaperone GTPase ZigA, protein MNPRLPVTVLSGFLGAGKSTLLNHVLKNRDGLKVAVIVNDMSEINIDGSEVQRDVSLNRAEEKLVEMSNGCICCTLREDLLEEVARLASDGRFDYLLIESTGISEPLPVAETFTFRDEQGRSLSDLARLDTMVTVVDGVNFLRDFHAAESLASRGETLGEEDERSITDLLIEQVEFADVILISKIDLISQAEREELMAILRGLNTHADIQAMSMGQIALEKILDTGRFDFDRASQAPGWLKELRGEHVPETEEYGIASSAYRARRPFHPQRFFNFLSQEWHNGRLLRSKGFFWLASKYQEAGSWSQAGGLMRHGLAGRWWRFVPKQHWPQDEEGLQAIMKHWSAEVGDCRQELVFIGQNIDFERLTRELDDCLLTDVEMAGGPEAWRLLPDPFGPWQQEAA, encoded by the coding sequence ATGAACCCGCGTCTACCCGTTACCGTGCTGTCCGGCTTTCTCGGCGCCGGCAAGAGCACTCTGCTCAACCATGTGTTGAAGAACCGCGACGGCCTGAAGGTCGCGGTGATCGTCAACGACATGAGCGAAATCAACATCGACGGCAGCGAAGTGCAGCGCGACGTCAGCCTCAATCGTGCCGAAGAAAAGCTGGTGGAGATGAGCAACGGCTGCATCTGCTGCACCCTGCGCGAAGACCTGCTCGAAGAGGTCGCCCGCCTGGCCAGCGACGGGCGCTTCGACTACCTGCTGATCGAATCCACCGGGATCAGCGAGCCATTGCCGGTGGCCGAAACCTTCACCTTCCGCGACGAGCAGGGCCGCAGCCTGTCCGACCTGGCGCGGCTCGACACCATGGTCACGGTGGTCGACGGGGTGAATTTCCTGCGTGACTTCCACGCTGCGGAAAGCCTGGCCAGCCGTGGCGAAACCCTCGGTGAGGAGGACGAGCGCTCGATCACCGACCTGCTGATCGAACAGGTGGAGTTCGCCGACGTCATCCTCATCAGCAAGATCGACCTGATCAGCCAGGCCGAGCGCGAAGAGCTGATGGCCATCCTTCGTGGGCTCAACACCCATGCCGACATCCAGGCCATGAGCATGGGCCAGATCGCCCTGGAGAAGATCCTCGACACCGGCCGTTTCGACTTCGACCGCGCTTCGCAGGCGCCGGGCTGGCTCAAGGAACTGCGCGGCGAGCACGTGCCGGAAACCGAGGAGTACGGCATCGCCTCCAGCGCCTACCGCGCGCGCCGGCCGTTTCATCCGCAGCGTTTCTTCAACTTCCTCTCGCAGGAATGGCACAACGGCCGCCTGCTACGCTCCAAGGGCTTCTTCTGGCTGGCCAGCAAGTACCAGGAAGCCGGCAGCTGGTCGCAGGCTGGCGGTCTGATGCGCCACGGCCTGGCCGGGCGCTGGTGGCGCTTCGTGCCCAAGCAGCACTGGCCGCAGGACGAAGAAGGTCTGCAGGCGATCATGAAACACTGGAGCGCCGAGGTCGGCGACTGCCGCCAGGAGCTGGTGTTCATCGGCCAGAACATTGATTTCGAGCGCCTCACCCGCGAGCTGGACGACTGCCTGTTGACCGACGTGGAAATGGCCGGCGGCCCCGAGGCCTGGCGCCTGCTGCCCGACCCGTTTGGCCCCTGGCAACAGGAGGCGGCCTGA
- a CDS encoding sensor histidine kinase: MHTRLLRPFALIALLLCGLLLSVYLAERQAERLRLQDAGQQAQEQLAAYAGTLQTLIDRYRALPAVLALDPELEAALQQPLTPVLQHRLNLKLEAINASAHSSTLQLMNAEGLDIAASNWRLPTSYVGHDYSFRPYFLEAQRQDTGRFYAVGVTSGIPGYFLSHAVRDGSGRFLGAVVVKLEFPGIEQAWSQSPHVLLVSDPHGITFIANRSAWRYRELQPISAEVRETLASTRQYDKKPLAPLHYQQRPAQADSGRLVRVDSPELAGDYLWETRELTSEGWTLHLLRDTRSIADNTHAAGLAAGGAWVAVFLLGLVLQQRWRIARLRQRTREELQALVEQRTADLRTAQESLVQAAKLAALGQMSAALAHEINQPLTALQVHLTTLRMILDDGELEEARQSLPRHEELLQRMAALAGHLKTYARKSPGGLRETLELGEVLDKAMQLLEPRLRDVPVSIHRDPAQGVWVSGDAIRLEQVLVNLLRNALDAMQGCASPQLRIDLTLRDGYWSLSIADNGTGIEPEALPQLFDPFFTTKPVGDGLGLGLAVSYAIVRELDGDLQAANRAEGGACFTLRLPATDAPEEPA, translated from the coding sequence ATGCACACCCGCCTCCTGCGTCCCTTTGCACTGATCGCCCTGCTGCTCTGCGGCCTGTTGCTGTCGGTATACCTGGCCGAACGACAGGCCGAACGCCTTCGCTTGCAAGATGCGGGGCAGCAGGCACAGGAGCAACTGGCCGCCTACGCCGGCACCCTGCAGACCCTGATCGACCGCTACCGCGCGCTGCCTGCCGTGCTGGCGCTCGACCCGGAACTCGAAGCCGCCTTGCAGCAGCCGCTGACGCCCGTGCTGCAACACCGCCTGAACCTCAAGCTGGAGGCCATCAACGCCTCTGCCCATTCCTCGACCCTGCAACTGATGAATGCCGAAGGGCTGGACATCGCTGCCAGCAACTGGCGGCTGCCGACCAGCTACGTCGGTCATGATTACAGCTTCCGTCCCTACTTCCTCGAGGCGCAGCGCCAGGACACCGGACGCTTCTACGCGGTCGGCGTGACCAGCGGCATCCCCGGCTATTTCCTCTCGCACGCGGTGCGTGATGGCAGCGGTCGCTTTCTCGGTGCGGTGGTGGTGAAACTGGAATTCCCCGGCATCGAGCAGGCCTGGAGCCAGAGCCCGCACGTGCTGCTGGTCAGTGATCCCCACGGCATCACCTTTATCGCCAACCGCAGTGCCTGGCGTTATCGCGAGCTGCAACCGATCAGCGCCGAGGTGCGCGAGACGCTGGCCAGCACCCGCCAGTACGACAAGAAACCGCTGGCGCCCCTGCATTACCAGCAGCGCCCGGCCCAGGCCGACAGTGGCCGCCTGGTACGCGTGGACAGCCCGGAACTGGCCGGCGACTACCTGTGGGAAACCCGTGAGCTGACCAGCGAAGGCTGGACGCTGCACCTGCTGCGCGATACCCGCAGCATCGCCGACAATACCCACGCGGCCGGCTTGGCCGCCGGCGGCGCCTGGGTAGCGGTGTTTCTACTCGGCCTGGTGCTGCAACAGCGCTGGCGCATCGCCCGCCTGCGCCAGCGTACCCGCGAGGAGCTGCAAGCGCTGGTCGAGCAGCGCACCGCTGACCTGCGCACCGCCCAGGAAAGTCTGGTTCAGGCCGCCAAGCTGGCCGCGCTGGGTCAGATGTCGGCGGCGCTGGCCCACGAGATCAACCAGCCGCTGACGGCCCTGCAAGTGCACCTGACCACCCTGCGCATGATTCTCGACGACGGCGAGCTGGAAGAAGCACGCCAGTCCCTGCCCCGTCATGAAGAACTGCTGCAACGCATGGCCGCCCTGGCCGGCCACCTGAAGACCTACGCCCGCAAGAGCCCCGGCGGGCTGCGCGAGACCCTGGAGCTGGGCGAGGTGCTGGACAAGGCCATGCAGTTGCTGGAACCGCGCCTGCGCGACGTGCCGGTGTCGATACACCGCGATCCGGCGCAGGGCGTCTGGGTCAGCGGCGACGCCATCCGTCTGGAGCAGGTCCTGGTGAATCTGCTGCGCAACGCACTGGATGCGATGCAGGGCTGCGCTTCGCCACAGCTGCGTATCGACCTGACCCTGCGCGATGGGTATTGGTCGTTAAGCATCGCCGATAACGGCACCGGCATCGAACCCGAAGCCCTACCGCAGCTATTCGATCCGTTCTTCACCACCAAGCCGGTAGGCGATGGCCTGGGCCTCGGCCTGGCGGTGTCCTACGCCATCGTCCGTGAACTGGACGGCGACCTGCAGGCTGCTAACCGCGCCGAGGGTGGTGCCTGTTTCACCCTGCGCCTGCCCGCCACTGACGCCCCAGAGGAGCCCGCATGA
- the folE2 gene encoding GTP cyclohydrolase FolE2 gives MNDQPLPDIAAQATHHDLPLDWVGMAGIALPIRLADAAVTATADIGVSLDDAGARGIHMSRLYLAAQRLVHQELNVPAVLQVLDDCLGSHQALSDSATLTLRGEVPLKRPALVSPLHGWKTYPFELHARQDGRGVTIELQVEVAYSSTCPCSAALARQLIQQRFAETFATQPMDYLEVLDWLGSTQGIVATPHSQRSTAILQLRLAPGCVDLPVLALIDSAEQALGTAVQTAVKRADEQAFALANGQNLMFCEDAARRLHRALRQLPQASAFRLKVVHAESLHAHDAVAESHWNWG, from the coding sequence ATGAACGACCAGCCCCTGCCGGATATTGCCGCCCAAGCCACTCATCACGACCTGCCGCTGGACTGGGTCGGCATGGCCGGCATCGCCCTGCCCATTCGCCTGGCGGACGCCGCCGTGACAGCCACTGCCGACATCGGCGTGAGCCTCGATGATGCCGGCGCACGCGGCATCCACATGTCGCGTCTGTACCTGGCCGCGCAGCGCCTGGTGCATCAGGAATTGAACGTGCCAGCGGTGTTGCAGGTGCTGGACGACTGCCTGGGCAGCCACCAGGCACTGTCCGACAGCGCCACCCTGACCCTGCGCGGCGAGGTACCGCTCAAACGCCCGGCGCTGGTCAGCCCGCTGCACGGCTGGAAGACCTACCCCTTCGAACTGCACGCCAGACAGGATGGCCGTGGCGTGACCATCGAGCTGCAGGTCGAGGTCGCCTACTCGTCCACCTGCCCCTGCTCGGCAGCGCTGGCGCGGCAGCTGATCCAGCAGCGCTTCGCCGAAACCTTCGCGACGCAGCCCATGGATTACCTGGAGGTGCTCGACTGGCTCGGCTCGACCCAGGGCATCGTCGCCACGCCGCACAGCCAGCGCAGCACGGCGATCCTGCAATTGCGCCTGGCGCCAGGCTGCGTCGACCTGCCCGTGCTTGCGTTGATCGACAGCGCCGAGCAGGCCCTTGGCACAGCCGTGCAGACGGCGGTGAAACGCGCCGACGAACAGGCCTTCGCCCTGGCCAACGGGCAGAACCTGATGTTCTGCGAAGACGCCGCGCGACGCCTGCACCGCGCGCTGCGCCAACTACCGCAGGCCAGCGCCTTCCGCCTCAAGGTGGTGCATGCGGAAAGCCTTCACGCCCACGACGCGGTAGCGGAGAGCCATTGGAACTGGGGCTGA
- the dksA gene encoding RNA polymerase-binding protein DksA, whose amino-acid sequence MTLTATTEAELLAQPADAYMNDVQQQFFRELLLAQRAELQVRIDEEFTELRQPDTSSDVADIGAAEEQRQWQLRLLEREKKLLDKIDQALERLARGEYGWCAETGEPIGLKRLLLRPTATLCIEAKERQEQREKHQRDRD is encoded by the coding sequence ATGACCCTGACCGCGACCACCGAAGCCGAGCTGCTGGCCCAGCCAGCCGATGCCTACATGAACGATGTCCAGCAGCAGTTCTTCCGCGAGCTGCTGCTGGCCCAGCGTGCCGAGTTGCAGGTGCGCATCGACGAGGAATTCACCGAGCTGCGCCAACCCGATACCAGCAGCGACGTGGCCGACATCGGCGCCGCCGAGGAACAGCGGCAATGGCAGCTGCGCCTGCTGGAGCGGGAAAAGAAGCTGCTGGACAAGATCGACCAGGCGCTCGAACGCCTGGCGCGTGGCGAATACGGCTGGTGCGCCGAGACCGGCGAGCCCATCGGCCTCAAGCGCCTGCTGCTGCGCCCGACCGCGACCCTGTGCATCGAAGCCAAGGAGCGTCAGGAACAGCGCGAAAAACATCAGCGTGACCGTGACTGA
- a CDS encoding sigma-54-dependent transcriptional regulator codes for MKPSVIFVDDEAPIREAVRQWLERSGFAVQLCASAKECLTLLPEDFPGVVISDLRMPGMDGMALLEEVLARDPELPFLLVTAHGDVPQAVEAMRLGAYDFIEKPFTPERLLGSLRRALEKRQLTRENRQLRQQVEHKDELAGRLLGSSASMVQLRRQVLELAQTPANVLMRGETGSGKELVARCLHDFGPRAQSAFVAVNCAAIPEHLFESELFGHESGAFTGAQGKRIGKIEHANGGTLFLDEIESMPMSQQVKLLRVLQERQLERLGSNQVIDLDLRVVAATKPDLHERVREGTFRQDLLYRLHVAELQLPALRERREDVPALFEYHARQIAERFGRPLPPIPPTLLAHLLAHDWPGNVRELVNAAERHVLALPGAGGDSATADNSLSARMEAYEAQCLREALASCHGDMKLVTELLQLPRRTLNEKMQRHGLQRTDFLDDNAPSCPPPPGKNPLGHTIS; via the coding sequence ATGAAACCCAGCGTGATTTTCGTCGATGACGAGGCCCCCATCCGCGAGGCCGTACGCCAATGGCTGGAGCGCTCCGGCTTCGCCGTGCAGTTGTGCGCGAGCGCCAAGGAATGCCTGACGCTGCTGCCGGAAGACTTCCCCGGCGTGGTGATCAGCGATCTGCGTATGCCCGGCATGGATGGCATGGCCCTGCTGGAGGAAGTACTGGCGCGCGACCCCGAACTGCCCTTCCTGCTGGTGACCGCCCACGGTGACGTGCCCCAGGCGGTGGAAGCGATGCGCCTGGGCGCCTATGACTTCATCGAGAAACCCTTCACCCCCGAGCGCCTGCTCGGCAGCCTGCGCAGGGCCCTGGAAAAGCGCCAGCTGACCCGCGAGAACCGCCAGCTGCGCCAGCAGGTCGAGCACAAGGACGAACTGGCCGGGCGCCTGCTCGGGTCTTCCGCCAGCATGGTGCAACTGCGCCGCCAGGTGCTGGAGTTGGCACAGACCCCGGCCAACGTGCTGATGCGTGGCGAGACCGGCAGCGGCAAGGAGCTGGTCGCCCGCTGCCTGCACGACTTCGGGCCGCGCGCGCAGAGTGCCTTCGTCGCGGTCAATTGCGCCGCCATCCCCGAGCACCTGTTCGAGAGCGAGCTGTTCGGCCACGAGAGCGGCGCCTTCACCGGTGCCCAGGGCAAGCGCATCGGCAAGATCGAGCACGCCAACGGCGGCACCCTGTTTCTCGACGAGATCGAGAGCATGCCCATGAGCCAGCAGGTCAAGCTGCTGCGCGTGCTGCAAGAGCGCCAGCTCGAGCGCCTCGGCTCCAACCAGGTGATCGACCTGGATCTGCGGGTGGTCGCCGCGACCAAACCGGATCTGCATGAGCGGGTACGCGAGGGGACGTTCCGCCAGGATCTGCTGTATCGCCTGCATGTTGCCGAACTGCAACTGCCGGCGCTGCGCGAGCGACGCGAGGACGTGCCAGCGCTGTTCGAGTACCACGCGCGGCAGATCGCCGAGCGCTTCGGCCGTCCGCTGCCGCCAATTCCGCCCACGCTGCTGGCTCACCTGCTGGCCCACGACTGGCCGGGCAACGTGCGTGAGCTGGTCAACGCCGCCGAACGCCATGTGCTGGCGCTACCCGGCGCCGGTGGCGACAGTGCCACGGCCGACAACTCGCTCAGCGCACGCATGGAGGCTTACGAGGCCCAGTGCCTGCGCGAAGCCCTGGCCAGCTGCCACGGCGATATGAAGCTGGTCACCGAGCTGCTGCAACTGCCGCGCCGCACCCTCAACGAAAAGATGCAGCGCCACGGCCTGCAACGCACCGACTTCCTCGACGACAACGCGCCGAGCTGCCCCCCGCCGCCTGGCAAGAATCCGCTAGGCCACACCATCAGCTAG
- a CDS encoding MFS transporter, whose amino-acid sequence MESTSTLPASAPTRTTSQRIKSIFSGSVGNLVEWYDWYVYAAFSLYFAKAFFPQGDLTAQLLNTAAIFAVGFLMRPIGGWLMGIYADRKGRKAALLASVLLMCFGSLIIALTPSYETIGVAAPILLVIARLLQGLSVGGEYGTSATYLSEMATKENRGFFSSFQYVTLISGQLIALAVLIVLQQTLTVEQLETWGWRVPFVIGALCAVVAMYLRRGMEETDSFKKTEAPKENIMRTLLRHPKELLTVVGLTMGGTLAFYTYTTYMQKYLVNTVGMSKNDSTMISAATLFLFMLLQPLVGALSDKIGRRPILIAFGVLGTLFTYPILTTLHTVQTWWGAFFLIMAALIIVSGYTSINAVVKAELFPTEIRALGVGLPYALTVSIFGGTAEYVALWFKSVGLESGFYWYVTGCIACSLLVYVTMKDTRTHSRITTD is encoded by the coding sequence ATGGAAAGCACCAGCACGCTGCCTGCCTCCGCGCCTACGCGCACCACGTCCCAACGCATCAAATCGATTTTCAGCGGCTCGGTCGGCAACCTGGTCGAGTGGTACGACTGGTATGTCTATGCCGCCTTCTCGCTGTACTTCGCCAAGGCCTTCTTCCCGCAAGGCGACCTGACCGCCCAGCTTCTGAACACCGCCGCGATCTTCGCCGTTGGCTTTCTGATGCGCCCGATAGGCGGCTGGCTGATGGGCATCTACGCCGACCGCAAGGGGCGCAAGGCCGCCCTGCTGGCTTCGGTGCTGCTGATGTGCTTCGGCTCGCTGATCATCGCCCTGACCCCCAGCTACGAGACCATCGGCGTCGCCGCGCCCATCCTGCTGGTGATCGCGCGCCTGTTGCAGGGCCTGTCGGTAGGCGGCGAGTACGGCACCTCGGCCACCTACCTGTCGGAAATGGCGACCAAGGAGAACCGCGGTTTCTTCTCCAGTTTCCAGTACGTGACGCTGATCTCAGGTCAGCTCATCGCCCTGGCCGTGCTGATCGTCCTGCAGCAGACCCTGACCGTCGAACAGCTGGAAACCTGGGGCTGGCGTGTGCCCTTCGTGATCGGTGCACTGTGCGCCGTGGTGGCCATGTACCTGCGTCGCGGCATGGAGGAAACCGACTCGTTCAAGAAGACCGAGGCACCGAAGGAAAACATCATGCGCACCCTGCTGCGCCATCCCAAGGAACTGCTCACCGTGGTCGGTCTGACCATGGGCGGTACCCTGGCCTTCTACACCTACACCACCTACATGCAGAAGTACCTGGTCAATACCGTGGGCATGAGCAAGAACGACTCGACCATGATCTCGGCCGCCACGTTGTTCCTGTTCATGCTGTTGCAGCCGCTGGTCGGCGCGCTGTCGGACAAGATCGGTCGGCGGCCGATCCTGATCGCCTTCGGCGTGCTGGGCACGCTGTTCACCTACCCGATCCTGACCACCCTGCACACCGTGCAGACCTGGTGGGGCGCGTTCTTCCTGATCATGGCGGCGCTGATCATCGTCAGCGGCTACACCTCGATCAACGCCGTGGTGAAGGCCGAGCTGTTCCCCACCGAGATCCGCGCCCTGGGCGTCGGTCTGCCGTACGCGCTGACCGTGTCGATCTTCGGCGGCACCGCCGAGTACGTGGCGCTGTGGTTCAAGAGCGTCGGCCTGGAAAGCGGCTTCTACTGGTACGTGACCGGCTGCATCGCCTGCTCGCTGCTGGTGTACGTCACCATGAAGGACACCCGCACCCACTCGCGGATTACCACCGACTGA
- a CDS encoding NADH:ubiquinone oxidoreductase, with protein sequence MRVWLLLFSLLPGLALAEACVVHSQAERLDVKVCQENRNIPATLFRDGFCQPQLQGQTVEVEFVEQCPQGAYGVCKNARAGSDLYLQDIHYYGVASDALYLEPACTSQYQGTWIKP encoded by the coding sequence ATGCGTGTATGGCTGTTGCTGTTTTCCCTGCTACCGGGCCTGGCCCTGGCCGAAGCCTGCGTGGTGCATAGCCAGGCCGAGCGCCTGGACGTGAAGGTCTGTCAGGAGAATCGCAACATTCCCGCCACGCTGTTTCGCGACGGCTTCTGCCAGCCGCAGTTGCAGGGGCAGACGGTCGAGGTGGAATTCGTCGAGCAGTGCCCGCAGGGCGCCTATGGCGTCTGCAAAAATGCACGCGCCGGCAGCGACCTGTACCTGCAGGACATCCACTACTACGGCGTGGCCAGCGACGCGCTGTACCTGGAGCCGGCCTGCACCAGCCAGTATCAGGGCACGTGGATCAAACCCTGA